The region aaaaatataaattttagccaatcattcatttttttttcaaaaaaattaccaatatttagtttgatttgtttcaattatgatatataagtttgcaatttattttttaatttcgatgggtatttttgaaatgaaaatagattaaatttgattaaaaatgaaaatgttataaaaaaaacttagtatttaattgaaaaatataaatgattGGCTAAAATGAAATGTATTagttgaaaattaattaaaattggtgttttttaaaagtttttgttaAAATTGACCTCACCTGAAAaagatttgatattttcaaGGCATTAGGCCTAGCTactattttatgaatttttataaaagaaattaactaTTTTTGTAATAgagataaatattaatttataggtgcatattaaataattaaggacaaacaataataaaaaaattaatttaaaagattttatttatttaaaatggattaaaaaAAGAGTAACCAACTCTATGGGGAAGGaacataaaaaatagataatatgaaaataaactATTGTGCATGTTCTTCTTTAAGTaacttattttttgttaatCACCATTTCTTTCTACATTTTTAATCTAGGTAACTACTTCTAATATCGTTGGATTCAAttagtttaatttgaaaattaaaactcAAATTCGGTTTGATATTTCTTAagaaaaaactaataaaacacAATTGAACCtctttaaatgaaataaaaaaattgaaaattattgaaCCAATTAATATATAggtttaatcattcaaaaatgtaatttcttttgatattttttgtttatggcCCTACGTTTTAAAATcctcaataatttattttttaattttcattttcaattgtagttatttattgcttaaattagagtgaaaaaagttcaaacgtgcttttatattactttaaattattacaatttgtatttttatcataaaaaattcGAACATgactataattgaaattaaaaattgaagaaCGAGATAAAATTGAGGATTTTAAAAGGTGAgatcataaacaaaaaataaaattaaaaggtgagtatttttagataattaaaccTGATAAATAGTGCAAATCATATACTAGTATGATccattaattattgaatttacAACCGGTCATAAAAATTACTCCAAATTACCTTAACTAAATTAATACTTAATTACCTTAACTTAATTTGCAACTTAACTATATATCATATTCAGTCCATTAAATAAAAGTTGCAAGAAATTAATTTCCAATTACCTTTATTTCACAATAACAAGCcagaaaattcaaaataaacatAATACAAATCTACCCTTGATAGAGAAAGCATTCAAAGGAAATACGATACAATACTAATTAACAGCAAACTGACCTTATTCatataataaaatgaaacaGAAATGGTCAAactgataattaattaattagtaataaaCAATCATTAATTAGCCGATAATCAAAATGGTGTCATATTCCGAGAAAGTTGAAGCCTCGAGGGATGATGTTTGTAACACTGAGAGCACCGGCGACTGTGTTTCCGACGAGCTGTAATGGTGACTGCAGAACTCCAAGTGATGGAAGATTAGGGTTACATGTAGATAACGGAGTGTCAACTTTGAGattgcagccgtttaaaactgaTGAAACCAGGAATTGAAGAGGATCTAACACAATTGAAAATATTCCAAATGCATTAGTTGTTGCACTTGCTATCATCCTGTTGTTTTGGCCGCATAGCAACTGTACGTTAGCATCTGCATGCATGTCAATAAAAATATGTCATCGCATTTTAGTAAATATAATACATAGTTGCATTTCATAATATATGGAGATCAACTTAATTATTGTTTCATATCTAatgatttataataataataataataataaacaaccATATGCAATGCAAGTATTTATCTTGCATGGAAGCTTATCAAATCTTGCATGGagtatttcattttcatttctaaAAAACCCGAAATTCTAaagttttgtttattaaatatttttagggtCACATTTTATATATTGTCTTATATTTTgacaattgaacttttattttgcCAACTACAACAAAAGGTCACTCAACAAATTATGTCCAATATTTAATTGTGGCATGGAATGCTATCTTAACGTGGTAAAATTGAGGGTATTCTATCAGCCATATAATCGCTTATTGGATggaatttactgaataattttctgttggaaaaaataaaaatataattaccaaaatacaataaattaaGTGTCGGTAACTATTTTTTAGCTGTAGTTCTTTAActgttaaaaaatataatagtattGAATTTTAGTAGAAAAAATAAGcaaatgattttataaattcataAGTACTATGACCCTTTTGAcatgcatattttttttttaaaaaaaaaatacaatatgaTCCGTCGATTTGACAAGTTGTGACAATTATATCTAATTCTCAATTCAATTGATATcttgaaatttataaaatcacGTAAGCTATACACGTCGGACCAAACatatttttgtatataataACTTCAATCACAAAATTAAAGAGTAAGAGAAAACTCACTGGGAAAAGCCGGGGTGGCTGTGCCATTGCCAATATTACCATTGAGAGTGCAAAAGAGAGTCCCTTGAATACGGATCAAACCAAGAAGACCACCAATGAGACCAAGCTGAGCTTCAGTGGCTGCCATGACACAGACCAAGACTAAAACGAAAATAAGTGTTTGTTTCGAAGCCATAATTAATGAGATTTAATGAGTATAGAAATAATTAGGTAGATATAATAAATGAAATTTGAGGTATTTATAGAAACTAAAATGAAACCAAGTTGCTGCAGCTATATATGACTTATAAATAAATACTTCCTTATTGTGAAGGCAAGTTAGAGTCATCTATACATTCTCGTGTCTAGAGAGTTCATTCTCTATCAATATCGAATTTAGGATGGTCTTAACCTACAAGCTATACCAACCCGCCCCACTACTTTCTAATTGCATGCCTTTTCTTTTGTACCTTCTGCAATATTACATTGCATGGAAGCTGGGGG is a window of Mercurialis annua linkage group LG2, ddMerAnnu1.2, whole genome shotgun sequence DNA encoding:
- the LOC126667132 gene encoding phylloplanin-like gives rise to the protein MASKQTLIFVLVLVCVMAATEAQLGLIGGLLGLIRIQGTLFCTLNGNIGNGTATPAFPNANVQLLCGQNNRMIASATTNAFGIFSIVLDPLQFLVSSVLNGCNLKVDTPLSTCNPNLPSLGVLQSPLQLVGNTVAGALSVTNIIPRGFNFLGI